CCACCATTCTTTACAAGGTTCTGCGCCGAAGCGGCGCCCGAAACCAGCATCATTGCGACGGCACCAATCAGGTACTTCTTCATGTCGTCTTCCCCCAACCATGCCGACAGGATGCCGGTCCGGTGTGGCGCCGCAATATGATAGCGTCGGTGCGACGGCAATCGCCGCCTCGATACGGAAGCACCTTGCCAAGATCCTGATTCGCAGTGGCTTTCTCAATAGCCGTGCTATTTTGATACAGTCACGGCAATGTCTTTGGCTAGTCTAGTCTTTTGGCATTAATATACAATTAACTTCGATTGCGCCCGTTCCTCTTAGACGAGCAAGCATCGCCCGCCAACATCTCATCATGCCTAATCAAGAACTTAGGGCGTAACGTCCGACGCACGCGCCATCGCCGACGTGACCTCCTCGGGCTACGGTCGCAGCGGCCACGGCGAGATCGCGCCGCCCCCGACGCGGCAACCGCGACCGCCACGATTCAGGATCGTGGCGCGAAGAACTTGCCCACCAGCGCTTCGGCCGCACGCGCGAACGCCTCGCCCGGATCGGCCTTCGGTGTTCCGCCCGCCGCTTGCTCGCGCACCGGCTCGTCCGTCCGCGGTGCCGCCGCCCTGGCCGCCTCGCGCGACAGCGCCGCCGTCGCCACCGCCCCGACCACCGCGGTCAGCGCACCCGCGATCGCCTGCCGCCCGGCCGGCCCCTGCGCCTGCTCGATCAGCTTCTCGCCGGCCTTCCGCAGTTCCTTGGGCACCTTCACGCCCAGCACTTCCTTGGGCAGCTTGCCCGCCTTCGCCTTGCTCTTCTTCGCCATGATCGCCTCCAACTGTGGCATCGATATAAGACACCGGTGCGGGCCTGCAACCGTCGGCACGGGCGATGCGTATTGCCGCGGTGGCGTGCCCGCCCCACATCGCGCGACGAAAAGCCGGCTGGACGCAGCCGAACAGATATGGAACAAACTCCCACATGGCATTGACGACGATCTCCGTCCGCGGCGCGCGCGAGCACAACCTCAAGGACGTAAGCGTCGATATCCCGCGCGATACGCTGACGGTCATCACCGGGCTTTCCGGGTCGGGCAAGTCGAGCCTGGCGTTCGACACCATCTATGCCGAGGGGCAGCGCCGCTACGTGGAATCGCTCAGCGCGTACGCGCGGCAGTTCCTCGAGTTGATGCAGAAACCGGACGTCGACCATATCGAGGGTCTCTCGCCCGCGATCTCGATCGAGCAGAAGACGACCAGCCGCAACCCGCGCTCGACCGTGGCGACCGTCACCGAGATCTACGATTACATGCGCCTGCTCTGGGCGCGCGTCGGCGTACCCTATTCGCCGGCCACCGGGCTGCCGATCGCGGCGCAGACCGTCAGCCAGATGGTCGACCGCGTCATGACGCTGCCGGAGGGAACGCGCCTCTACCTCCTCGCCCCCGTCGTCCGCGGCCGCAAGGGCGAGTATCGCAAGGAGCTTGCCGAGTGGCAGAAGGCGGGCTTCACGCGCGTCCGCATCGACGGCACGATTCACGAGATCGACGAGGCGCCGGCGCTCGACAAGAAGTACAAGCACGACATCGAGGTGGTCGTCGATCGCCTCGCGGTGAACGAGAATGCCGCCACCCGCCTCGCCGACAGTTTCGAGACCGCGCTGAAGCTCGCCGACGGTTTGGCCTACATCGACCCCGCCGACCCTGTGGAGCCGCGCACACCCGAAAGCGTCGTGCTCGGCGACAACGCGCCCCCCGGCCGCATCGTCTTCTCCGAGAAGTTCGCCTGTCCCGTGAGCGGCTTCACCATCGCCGAGATCGAACCGCGGCTGTTCTCCTTCAATGCGCCGCAGGGGGCATGCCCGGCGTGCGACGGGCTCGGCGAGAAACTGGTCTTCGACGAGGACCTGATCGTCCCCAACCACGAACTCAGCATCAAGAAGGGCGCGGTGGTGCCGTGGGCGAAGTCCAACCCGCCCTCGCCTTATTACATGCAGGTGATGGCCAGCCTCGCGCGCGAGTTCGGCTTCTCGCTCGACACCGCCTGGGGCGAGCTGCATCCCGAGATCGCCGACAAGATCCTCTACGGCACCGATGGCAAGCCCGTCACGCTGACCTTCATCGACGGCAAGAAGAGCTACGACGTCAAGAAGCCGTTCGAGGGCGTCGTCGGCAACCTCAACCGCCGCCTGCTCCAGACCGAGAGCGCGTGGATGAAGGAGGAGCTGTCCAAATATCAAAGCTCGCAGGCGTGCGAGGTCTGCAAGGGCGCGCGCCTCAAGCCGGAGGCGCTGGCGGTCAAGGTCGCGGGCGAGAACATCAGCCACGCCACGCATCTGTCGGTGGTCGACGCGCTCGCCTTCTTCACCGATCTGCCCAACCATCTCGGCGATCAGCAGCGCGCCATCGCGGAGCGTATCCTCAAGGAGATCGTCGAGCGGCTCGGCTTCCTCAACAACGTCGGCCTCGATTACCTCAACCTCGATCGCACCTCGGGCACGCTGTCCGGCGGCGAGAGCCAGCGCATCCGCCTCGCCTCGCAGATCGGCAGCGGGCTGTCCGGCGTCCTCTACGTGCTGGACGAGCCGTCGATCGGGCTGCACCAGCGCGACAACGACATGCTGCTCGCCACGCTGCGCCGCCTGCGCGACCTCGGCAATACCGTCATCGTCGTCGAGCATGACGAGGATGCGATCCGCATGGCCGATTACGTGATCGACATGGGGCCGGGCGCGGGCGTCCACGGCGGGCAGGTCGTGGCGCAGGGCACGGTCAAGCAATTGCTCAGGAGCAAGACCTCGGTCACCGCCGATTATCTCAACGGCACGCGCCAGGTCCCGCTTCCGACCAAGCGCCGCAAGGGCACCGGCAAGAAGCTGACCGTCCACAACGCCACCGCCAACAACCTCACCGGCGTCACCGCGTCGATCCCGCTCGGCACCTTCACCTGCATCACCGGCGTGTCCGGTTCGGGCAAGTCGAGCTTCACGATCGACACGCTCTATGCCGCCGCCGCGCGCACGCTGAACGGCGCGCGCATCCTGGCGGGCAAGCACGACAAGATCAGCGGGCTGCAGCATCTCGACAAGGTCATCGACATCGACCAGTCGCCGATCGGCCGCACCCCGCGCTCCAACCCCGCCACCTACACCGGCGCGTTCACGCAGATCCGCGACTGGTTCGCCGGGCTCCCGGAATCGCTGGCGCGCGGCTACAAGCCCGGGCGCTTCAGCTTCAACGTCAAGGGCGGGCGCTGCGAGGCGTGCCAGGGCGACGGCGTGCTCAAGATCGAGATGCACTTCCTGCCCGACGTCTACGTCACCTGCGACATCTGCCACGGCGCGCGCTACAATCGCGAGACGCTGGAGGTGAAGCACAAGGGGCACAGCATCGCCGACGTGCTCGACATGACGGTCGAGGACGCCGCGTCGTTCTTCGCCAACGTCCCGCCGATCCGCGACAAGATGGCGATGCTGGTCGAGGTCGGGCTCGGCTACGTCAAGGTCGGCCAACAGGCGACGACGCTGTCGGGCGGCGAGGCGCAGCGCGTGAAGCTCGCCAAGGAACTCAGCCGCCGCGCCACCGGCAACACGCTCTACATCCTCGACGAACCCACCACCGGCCTGCATTTCGAAGACGTCCGCAAATTGCTGGAGGTGCTCCACGCGCTGGTCGAGCAGGGCAACACCGTGGTGGTGATCGAGCACAACCTCGACGTCATCAAGACCGCCGACTGGATCGTCGACCTCGGCCCCGAAGGCGGCGTGAAGGGCGGCGAGATCGTCGCGGCGGGGACGCCGGAGCAGGTGGTGAAGGAGCCGCGCAGCTTTACGGGGAAGTATCTGGCGCCGTTATTGGGGAAGGTCGCGGTGGCGGCGGAGTGACGACGTCAAGCCGCTTCATGTGCTAATGAAAGGGCGCGATACACAGGCAGGCAACGATCATGGTATCACCAGACCCGAAATGGAGCGGAGCCGGCGACTGGCCGGGACGTGTCGTCGCATACCGTGATTTCGCGGCCGACCTTGCCACACGACGCAAAGCCCTCGGCGAACCCGACGTCCCACGCAATACGGGCAATCGGCGGACCGCCAGCAAGCAGGCGCTGTTGGAAGCACTGGATCAGCTTGGCGCAAAGTGGTGATGGCGCCCGGTATGGCGCAGCACAGTCGGGGCGTGAAGCGCTAGGGAACTCTGCCGTCGCGCCGCCGGCAACACGCTCTACATCCTCGACGAACCCACCACCGGCCTCCATTTCGAGGACGTCCGCAAGCTGCTGGAGCTCCTCCACGCGCTGGTCGAGCAGGGCAACAGCGTGGTGGTGATCGAGCACAACCTCGACGTCATCAAGACCGCCGAGTGGATCGTCGACCTCGGCCCCGAAGGCGGCGTGAAGGGCGGGGAGATCGTCGCGGCGGGGACGCCGGAGCAGGTGGTGAAGGAACCGCGGAGCTATACGGGGAAGTATCTAGCGCCGTTATTTGAGAACGCTGGCTAATCGCTGCTCATTTCAGTACAAGAAAATATAAGGATAACGGGAGTGTCGACGTGGTTTTTGGCAAAGCACGACCCAATGATGTTTTCACTCCCAGGTCTCGCGAAATCAACGAGCGAATGTACGTTGATAGGCCAGAATTAGAAGAACGTTTAGAAGATGCCTTACGAGGCGATAAGTACATTATCGTACATGGCGAAAGTGGAAACGGGAAAACTTGGCTATTTAAACGAGTTTTAGCGCGGAAAAAGGTTCCCTTTGAGGTTGTAAATCTTGCAAATGCAGTTTTACACGGGTCACTCCTAAAATCGTTTGAAGTCAAGCTGTCTGAGCTTGGCTCGGATCGGCCAGTATCTCGTACCGAGGAAGTAGATTTAGGCCTTCGGCTTGGGGGAACTGGTTTCGGAGGAAAGCAGCAGACTCAGTTTTCTTTTGCAGCGCAAAGCGCGTTTGGCGCTCTAGTTTCGCACTTAAACCAAAAAGCCGGTGGTAAAAGATCCGTTTTAGTTTTAGATAATTTTGAGCAAATTGTTGACAACTTGGATTCTCTGAAAGCTGTTGCCAGCATTATAATATCTGCCGATGAAGAATCTATTGCCAAACACGGTGTTAAGCTTCTTATCGTCGGCGTTCCAAGGGACTTAAAGCAACTTGTAGCAAAGGTTGGAAATGCGTCGACCATCGCAAACAGGCTGATTGAAATACCAGAGGTCGCAAGAATGACCTTGGATGAGGCCATTTCTTTGATGAAGCGCGGGTTTGAGAAAGAGTTAGGATATAGCTTCTCGATCGACAAAGAAATCTTCTATAAAGACGTTTGCTGGAAAACTGATCGCATTGCTCAACAAATACATGAGCTATGCTTGAAAATTGCACTTGAGGCGGAACGTGCTAGCGGCGTGATCTCATTAGCTACCGTAGCAAAGGCCGAGAGAAAGTGGCTGGAAGAGTCCTTCTCGTCTGATCTGGGTGTTATAGAAAATTTGATGAATTCAATTGAGACAAAGGTAGGTCGAAAAAATCAAGTCATATACAGCTTAGGGCGAGTCGATAAAGAAGACTTTAAGCATTCTGACATCGAGAAAATCGTTCGTGAAGAGTTTAACGTAGACGAAGGCATCAATCTAAATCTACCGCAGATGCTTGCGTCGTTCGCCAAAGCTGAGAACCCGCTGATACGTCGAACCCCGAAAAATAATGCCTATCGATTTGTCTCTCCAAAGCTAAAGATGGTCATTAGGGCGGGACTCCAAAAGGATAGTGAGAACAGGGTAATAAAAACAGTAGAGGCCTTGTAGGCAACTACACCCAACTAATAGGGCTTTCGCTGGATAGCACCTGTCCTACACCCTCCAACAAACCGCACCCTCGCCGATCAACCGCGAGGCTGCCCATGTCCGACACCGAAACCACCTCCCGCCGCACCGACGGCTGGTCCGCCGCCAACCAGCGCGCCTTCCTCGAAGCGATCGCCGAGGGGCACGGCGTCGACGCCGCCTGCGCGCGCGTGCGGCTGTCCGCCACCTCCGCCTACGCCTTCCGCCGCACCGCGAAGGGCGCGGCGTTCGCGCTCGGCTGGCGCGCCGCGTCGCTGGTCGCGCGCGAGGTCGTCGCCGAGACGCTGCTGGTCCGCGCGCTCGACGGGCAGACCGACACCTATACCCGCGCCGACGGCACGATCGTCACCCGCCACCGCCACGACAATCGCCTCGCCATGGGCCTGCTCGCCCGGCTCGACCGGCAGGTGGAATCCGCCAGCGACAGCGATGCCATGGCCGCGCGGCTCGTCGCGCAGGAATTCGACGCCTATCTCGACCTCGTCGGGCAGGACGGCGCGGCCGCGCGCGCCGGGCTGTTCCTCGCCCGGCGCAGCGGCGCGCTCGACCCGGCCGGTGGCGACGCGCCCGATCTCGCCCCGCTCTATGCGCTCGCCGCCGCCGATCTTTTCGCGCGCACCGGCCACGCGACCGCCGCCGAGGTGCCGGTCGACGACCTCGATCCCGCCGCGCGTCAGCATTGGAGCGCGGCGCAATGGGCGCGGGCCGAGGCCGCCGGGCTGGTCGCGTTCGCCGCCGGCACGCGTACCCCCGGCACGTCCGACGCCGCGCCACATTCCGCGTCGGAGCCTCAACATTCGCAACATTCGCCGTCGGACGAACCGGTGTGGTGGGATGACGATGCGGAGGAGTGGCGCACCTTCTTCCCCCCGCCCGACGATTTCGACGGCGTGGAGGACGACGACCCCGCCTCGCCCGATTACGAACGCTCGCTGACCGAGGCCGAGGAAGCGATGATGGGTGGCCCGCCCGATCATCACGACGCGGCGACGGTCGCGCGGCTGACGATCGAGCGCGACGTCTATTTCGGCGTCGACCAGCCCCCATCCCTTTCTCCGCCCCCGACCCAGCCCGCGACCCCGAACCAGCCCACGACCCCGCCCGCGCCCGCGCCCGCGCCTGCGACCATCGCTTCGCCCGCCCTCAGCCACCCCGCCAATCCCCCCGCCTCCTCCGCGGCCGCAACTGAACCTTACCCGGTGCGCGACGTTGCCTGCGCACCACCTACGACACAGGATTCATGCGACATGAGCATCTTCGGCGCGATCAAGAAGGCGATCTTCGGCGACCACGGCCCGCTCGGCGGCCAGTTCTCGGGCAAGAAGGACGCCCCCGCGCCCACGGCCCCCACGTCCGCCGCTGCGCCGGCGCCGGCCCCCGCCGCAGCACCGGCGCCCGCCCCGGCGTCCGCTCCGCAGCAGCAGCAGCACATCGACGTCGCCGCCGTGCTGACCGGGATCGCGCAGCAGAAGGGCAACCCCGACCTCAACTGGCGGACATCGATCGTCGATCTGATGAAGCTGCTCGATCTCGATTCCAGCCTCGCCAACCGCAAGGAGCTTGCGACCGAGCTCGGCTATAGCGGCGCGAAGGACGGCTCGGCGGAGATGAACATCTGGCTCCACAAGGCGGTGATGCGCGAGCTGGAGAAGAACGGCGGCACCGTCCCCGCCGATCTCAAGGACTGACGGAGACGCCGGCCGGGCGGCGCGTCAGTCGCCGTCCAGCTCGGGGTAATGGCGGAAGATCCCGTCGGTGTTGAACGCCACCCGGCGGTCGCTCGCGAGATAGGCGGCGACCGCCGGCAGCGCCGCCACCGCATCGCGCAACCGCTCCAGCCGCGGCCATCGCCCCGCCAGCGCCGCCATCCGCCGCGGGAACATGTAGCGTAGCCCCTCGATCGCCTGGAACAACCCCATGTCGACCCCGCTCCATTGCGTCCCCGCGATCCACTCGCCGTCCGCCGCGCCGGCCGCGTGATCGAAATGGTCGAGGAACTTCGGGATGCGCTCTGCCCGGAACACCGCCGCCGCACGCGCCGCCTCGGCACGCTGCTCGTCGTAATAGGCCATGGCGTCGACCGGATGATGCACCGCATGAACTTCCGCGACCAGATCGGCGACCGTCAGCTGCAACTGGTGCAGCCAGTACCGCGTCGCGGCGTCCTGCGCGCCGATGCCGTGGCGGTCCTGCAGGAACAGGATGATGTCGGCGACCTGCGCGACCATCACGTCGCCGGCCACCAGATATGGCGGCGCGAACGGCGCGCGGGGTCCGCGGGACGCCATGTCGCGCATCATCGCCTCCGCGCCATCCTCGCGCGCGCGGTCGCGGTACGGGATCTCGCCCGCTTCCAGCACCAGCCGCACGAACTCGCCGCGCCCCTGGATGCTTGGCCAGTACCACAGGTCGCAGGTCATTCGCCCGGCGCCCGTGCGCTGATCGCGAGTGCGTGGATGCGCATCGCCAGCAGGTCGGCCAGCGCGTGGTTCACCGTCCGCTGCCGCGCCACCCGCGATTGCCCCGCGAACGCCGCGCTCTCGATCTCGACACGGAAATGACTCTCGCCGCTGCCATCGTCGCCCATGTGCCCGCTATGCAGCGCGCTTTCGTTGACGACCTCCAGCCGGGTCGGGGAAAGCGCAGCCGTCAGGCGCGCGGTGATCTCGGCAGCGATCGTGCCGGTGGCAGCTTCGGTCATGCCACCCCATATAGCGACCTTTCTGCGTCAAGCGACGAGTGAGTGCGTGAAGCCCCAGAACAATCGACCGAATGCGCGTTTCCACGGCCGGGTGGCCGGCTCCGGCCGCGCCTGCGATCATGCCGGCTGCCCGGAGCCGGGCGAGTTCCGCGCGCCCCCGCTGGAAGGCTCCGGCCCGCACGACGGCCCGCCGCGCTTCCGGTGGTTCTGCCTCGACCACGTCCGCGCCTTCAACGCCGGCTACAATTACTTCGACGGGATGAGCGCGGACGAGATCCACGATGCGCAACGTCCGCTCGCGGGTTGGGAACGCGAGACGCGCGCCTTCTCTCGCGCCCGCGCCGGCGACCAGGGACCGCGCTGGGCCGATTACACCGACCCGCTCGACGCGATCGCCGCACGCTACGCCCGCGCCGCGCCGCGCGCCGACGGCCGCGCACTATCGCCAGAGGAGCGCCGCAATCTCGATACGCTCGGACTGTCGCACGACGCGGATCGCACCGCGTTGCGGAAGCGCTATTCCGAATTGGTGCGGCGCTACCACCCGGATCGAAATGGCGGCGACCGCACGCACGAGGCAGCGCTGCGCAAGGTCATCGATGCCTACCAGCAACTGCGCAGCGCACATGCCTTCGCGTGACGGTCAGATGATGTCGAGCACCAGCCCCAGCTCGCGCGCCTCGGCCGCCTCGATGTACCAGTTGCTGGGCGCCCGCTCCTTGAGCATGTCGAGCGAGACGTTGCTCCCGCGCACCAGGTCGGCAAAGCCTTCCTCCTGGATGCGGATCGAATCCTCGATCTCGTTGAGCTTGGCCTTCAACACCGGGGCCAGCGTATTGAGCGGCCCGGAGAGCTCCACGGTCGAAGTCATCAACCGCTCGTGAATCATGATTCGGGAATTGCGCGTCAGGAAACGCCGGTCGACCGGGAACGCCGACATGAACGTCGCGCCGGCCGAATAGACCGCGACCTTGCCGAGGAACAGCGCTTCACGCCCGTTGTATTCGCGCAGCAAACGGATGGAATCGCCCATCGCCCGCGCCATCTCC
The genomic region above belongs to Sphingomonas phyllosphaerae 5.2 and contains:
- the uvrA gene encoding excinuclease ABC subunit UvrA, with the protein product MALTTISVRGAREHNLKDVSVDIPRDTLTVITGLSGSGKSSLAFDTIYAEGQRRYVESLSAYARQFLELMQKPDVDHIEGLSPAISIEQKTTSRNPRSTVATVTEIYDYMRLLWARVGVPYSPATGLPIAAQTVSQMVDRVMTLPEGTRLYLLAPVVRGRKGEYRKELAEWQKAGFTRVRIDGTIHEIDEAPALDKKYKHDIEVVVDRLAVNENAATRLADSFETALKLADGLAYIDPADPVEPRTPESVVLGDNAPPGRIVFSEKFACPVSGFTIAEIEPRLFSFNAPQGACPACDGLGEKLVFDEDLIVPNHELSIKKGAVVPWAKSNPPSPYYMQVMASLAREFGFSLDTAWGELHPEIADKILYGTDGKPVTLTFIDGKKSYDVKKPFEGVVGNLNRRLLQTESAWMKEELSKYQSSQACEVCKGARLKPEALAVKVAGENISHATHLSVVDALAFFTDLPNHLGDQQRAIAERILKEIVERLGFLNNVGLDYLNLDRTSGTLSGGESQRIRLASQIGSGLSGVLYVLDEPSIGLHQRDNDMLLATLRRLRDLGNTVIVVEHDEDAIRMADYVIDMGPGAGVHGGQVVAQGTVKQLLRSKTSVTADYLNGTRQVPLPTKRRKGTGKKLTVHNATANNLTGVTASIPLGTFTCITGVSGSGKSSFTIDTLYAAAARTLNGARILAGKHDKISGLQHLDKVIDIDQSPIGRTPRSNPATYTGAFTQIRDWFAGLPESLARGYKPGRFSFNVKGGRCEACQGDGVLKIEMHFLPDVYVTCDICHGARYNRETLEVKHKGHSIADVLDMTVEDAASFFANVPPIRDKMAMLVEVGLGYVKVGQQATTLSGGEAQRVKLAKELSRRATGNTLYILDEPTTGLHFEDVRKLLEVLHALVEQGNTVVVIEHNLDVIKTADWIVDLGPEGGVKGGEIVAAGTPEQVVKEPRSFTGKYLAPLLGKVAVAAE
- a CDS encoding AAA family ATPase, giving the protein MVFGKARPNDVFTPRSREINERMYVDRPELEERLEDALRGDKYIIVHGESGNGKTWLFKRVLARKKVPFEVVNLANAVLHGSLLKSFEVKLSELGSDRPVSRTEEVDLGLRLGGTGFGGKQQTQFSFAAQSAFGALVSHLNQKAGGKRSVLVLDNFEQIVDNLDSLKAVASIIISADEESIAKHGVKLLIVGVPRDLKQLVAKVGNASTIANRLIEIPEVARMTLDEAISLMKRGFEKELGYSFSIDKEIFYKDVCWKTDRIAQQIHELCLKIALEAERASGVISLATVAKAERKWLEESFSSDLGVIENLMNSIETKVGRKNQVIYSLGRVDKEDFKHSDIEKIVREEFNVDEGINLNLPQMLASFAKAENPLIRRTPKNNAYRFVSPKLKMVIRAGLQKDSENRVIKTVEAL
- a CDS encoding DUF3597 family protein, with product MSDTETTSRRTDGWSAANQRAFLEAIAEGHGVDAACARVRLSATSAYAFRRTAKGAAFALGWRAASLVAREVVAETLLVRALDGQTDTYTRADGTIVTRHRHDNRLAMGLLARLDRQVESASDSDAMAARLVAQEFDAYLDLVGQDGAAARAGLFLARRSGALDPAGGDAPDLAPLYALAAADLFARTGHATAAEVPVDDLDPAARQHWSAAQWARAEAAGLVAFAAGTRTPGTSDAAPHSASEPQHSQHSPSDEPVWWDDDAEEWRTFFPPPDDFDGVEDDDPASPDYERSLTEAEEAMMGGPPDHHDAATVARLTIERDVYFGVDQPPSLSPPPTQPATPNQPTTPPAPAPAPATIASPALSHPANPPASSAAATEPYPVRDVACAPPTTQDSCDMSIFGAIKKAIFGDHGPLGGQFSGKKDAPAPTAPTSAAAPAPAPAAAPAPAPASAPQQQQHIDVAAVLTGIAQQKGNPDLNWRTSIVDLMKLLDLDSSLANRKELATELGYSGAKDGSAEMNIWLHKAVMRELEKNGGTVPADLKD
- a CDS encoding glutathione S-transferase family protein gives rise to the protein MTCDLWYWPSIQGRGEFVRLVLEAGEIPYRDRAREDGAEAMMRDMASRGPRAPFAPPYLVAGDVMVAQVADIILFLQDRHGIGAQDAATRYWLHQLQLTVADLVAEVHAVHHPVDAMAYYDEQRAEAARAAAVFRAERIPKFLDHFDHAAGAADGEWIAGTQWSGVDMGLFQAIEGLRYMFPRRMAALAGRWPRLERLRDAVAALPAVAAYLASDRRVAFNTDGIFRHYPELDGD
- a CDS encoding BolA family protein; translated protein: MTEAATGTIAAEITARLTAALSPTRLEVVNESALHSGHMGDDGSGESHFRVEIESAAFAGQSRVARQRTVNHALADLLAMRIHALAISARAPGE
- a CDS encoding J domain-containing protein, translated to MKPQNNRPNARFHGRVAGSGRACDHAGCPEPGEFRAPPLEGSGPHDGPPRFRWFCLDHVRAFNAGYNYFDGMSADEIHDAQRPLAGWERETRAFSRARAGDQGPRWADYTDPLDAIAARYARAAPRADGRALSPEERRNLDTLGLSHDADRTALRKRYSELVRRYHPDRNGGDRTHEAALRKVIDAYQQLRSAHAFA
- a CDS encoding ATP-dependent Clp protease proteolytic subunit yields the protein MTDHNNASNYPLLAAPHIQLHGTVDEMMYANFKDQLAAAPADGPLVVSITTLGGDPEMARAMGDSIRLLREYNGREALFLGKVAVYSAGATFMSAFPVDRRFLTRNSRIMIHERLMTSTVELSGPLNTLAPVLKAKLNEIEDSIRIQEEGFADLVRGSNVSLDMLKERAPSNWYIEAAEARELGLVLDII